The Pseudophryne corroboree isolate aPseCor3 chromosome 10, aPseCor3.hap2, whole genome shotgun sequence DNA segment cagcaatattgtgcgcgcattacatctgggcaaattccagcacgtcccatgttttgcacataccttgaatttggtggtgcagaattatttaaaaaaacgacaggggcgtgcaagagatgctgtcggtggccagaagaattgcgggccactttcggcgtgcaggcaccgcgtacagaagactggagcaccaccaaaaaaaacctgaacctgccctgccatcatctgaagcaagaggtggtaacgaggtggaattcaaccctctatatgcttcagattatggaggagcagcaaaaggccattcaagcctatacatctggccacgatataggcaaaggaggtggaatgcacctgtctcaagcgcagtggagaatgatttcaacgttgtgcaaggttctgctgccctttgaaattgccacacgtgaagtcagttcagacactgccagcctgagtcaggtcattcccctcatcaggcttttgcagaagaagctggaggcattgaaggaggagctaaaacagagcgattccgctaggcatgtgggacttgtggatggagcccttcattcgcttaaccaggattcacgtgtggtcaatcggttgaaatcagagcactacattttggccaccgtgctcgatcctagatttaaaacctacgttggatctctctttccggcagacacaagtctgcaggggttcaaagaactgctggtgagaaaattgtcaagtcaagcggaacgcgacctgtcaacatctcctccttcacattctcccgcaactgggggtgcgaggaaaaggctacgaattccgagcccaccagctggcggtgatgcagggcagtctggagcgactgctgatgctgacatctggtccggactgaaggacctgccaacgattactgacatgtcgtctactgtcactgcatatgattctctcaccattgaaagaatggtggaggattatatgagtgaccgcatccaagtaggcacgtcggacagtccgtacgtatactggcagggaaaagaggcaatttggaggcccttgcacaaactggctttattctacctaagttgccctccctccagtgtgtactccgaaagagtgtttagtgccgccgctcaccttgtcagcaatcggcgtacgaggttacttccagaaaatgtggagaagatgatgttcattaaaatgaattataatcaattactccatggagacattcaccagcagcaattgcctccagaaagtacacggggatctgagatggtggattccagtagggacgaattaataatctgtgaggagggggatgtacacagtgaaaggggtgatgaatcggacaatgatgatgaggtggacatcttgcctctgtagagccagtttgtgcaaggagagattgattgcttcttttttggtgggggcccaaaccaaccagtcatttcagtcacagttgtgtggcagaccctgtcgctgaaatgatgggttggttaaagtgtgcatgtcctgtatatacaacataagggtgggtgggagggcccaaggacaattccatcttgcacctcttttttctttcatttttctttgcgtcatgtgctgtttggggagttttttttagaagggccatcctgcctgacactgcagtgccactcctagatgggccaggtgtttgtgtcggccacttgggtcgtttatcttactcacacagctacctcattgcgcctcttttttttcttctttgcgtcatgtgctgtttggggagtattttttggaagggccatcctgcctgacactgcagtgccactcctagatgggccaggtgtttgtgtcggccacttgggtcgtttatcttactcacacagctacctcattgcgcctcttttttttcttctttgcgtcatgtgctgtttggggagtagtttttggaagggccatcctgcctgacactgcagtgccactcctggatgggccaggtgtttgtgtcggccacttgggtcgcttatcttactcacacagctacctcattgcgcctcttttttttcttctttgcgtcatgtgctgtttggggagtattttttggaagggccattttgcctgacactgcagtgccactcctagatgtgccaggtgtttgtgtcggccactagagtcgcttagcttactcacacagctacctcattgcgcctctttttttctttgcgtcatgtgctgtttggggagtattttttggaagggccatcctgcctgacactgcagtgccactcctagatgggccaggtgtttgtgtcggccacttgtgtcgcttagcttagccatccagcgaccttggtgcaaattttaggactaaaaataatattgtgaggtgtgaggtgttcagaatagactgaaaatgagtggaaattatggttattgaggttaataatactatgggatcaaaatgacccccaaattctatgatttaagctgttttttagggttttttgtaaaaaaacacccgaatccaaaacacacccgaatccaacaaaaaaaaatcggtgaggtcttgccaaaacgcgttcgaacccaaaacacggccacggaaccgaacccaaaaccaaaacacaaaacccgaaaaatttcaggtgcacatccctaatagtAAATGCTGGCTGCCGGCATCCCGGCTAAGTTCAGATACAGAATACTGATTACCGTAGCGTGGCCGCTGTAGTAGTTAACCCTGCACACGTGTAGTGATCCTTCCACTATGATCAAGCCCCCATTCCtcttctcccggtggtgaggctatcaccgccccgggcaGGTAACAGCGCTGCTAAGCATTTAGTTCTGTTTGGTTAGCTGCTAGATGTTTGTTGCTGCCAGTGCAGACCACAGTGCCGGGGTAGTTTCAGTCACTTACAGCAGCGTATATCTCCCAGTGCTGGTGATGCAGTAGAGGTAAGCCAGAGAGTGATAgtgtcaacgcgtttcatcccacaAAGCACTGGTACTTTCTCAAGACTGCAGACTCCTTGGTTCTTTGCTTCCACTAACCCAAAAGTGTCACAAATGCTCTAAGATCCACATACACTATTTATATTGTATGAGGATAAGCAATAAAGAAATCTGATGCTCTGTTCATCTTcagtcttattctctgctttataattGATTGTTGCTTTGTTTTCAGCAGAGAATAAAGCAGGTAGGAGCTGAGTGTTCCAGATAGAGGTATCCAATGGCCACCTGTTTCCCACCACTGCCATATAAAATGCTCCTGAAAGATAAAAGGGGTGTCTAACTGAAAGTGTAGAATAATGCCCAATCTCTACCACTTTCGAGGAACCCTTATAAATCCTTATAAAACTATATCTTATTTCTCATGTGGTAGTATGGCTAGTTCTAGAGCCCAGTGAActttattgtgtttgtatatttcagtgaccagtgtcaagacaaagacatgacattgaagatggcaataacaaagatcatgaaatgtgacattgacaatgagaatctcacagacccggaggtgctcccaccagcagactgtgtcatCATTGCATGGCTGTTGGAATTCATTAGCAAAGACGAAGATGATTATATAAATAATTTCAGAAAATTTGTGAAGCTACTAAAACCTGAAGGACACCTGATATTGTTGGGAGCTTTAAATACAACTTATGGGATGATTGGGCAGGACAAGATACATATGTTCAGATATGATGAGAAATTTGCAAGAAAAGTTATCACTGATGAAGGATTTGTTATTGATCACTGTGCAGTCCATAAAAGAACAACAGATAGTGACCTTTGTGACTATGAGGGAATTCTGTTTATTACAGCTCATAGAGAGTAATAAGGGCCTGAATCTGAGTCACATGCTGTGTCGGGTGCAGTTACACATTTTCTTTATACTGCGCATGTGTCTATATCGCACTGTACATACATCCTGATTGTGTCTGTACACAGTTGAAGTAGCTTTGACACACGCACGTAGAAGTGTAATCAAAATGTATTAGGTGTTAccaggtgtggtttcagagagcAGGGGGCCCGTATACAGGTTTCTTATGGGCCAGCTCCTCTCcggtggtgcagtagactctggcttcgtGACACAGTTTGctctgcatgcgcaggtctctgagaaCTTGGTACCTGTATCTTGTTGCAACAAAACAGGAGAAGAGAAAGACTCTGTATTGGGGCACTCTTTGTCAAAaattagacactaaaacttaacttttaatgaatataataaaaatatatagtgactCAAATGTGAACAATAATGAACATAAGTGTTAATGCATATCAATGATGCTTCTATTATAAGAATATATAAGTAAAAcgccttggtgaaaattatttgtaattAATACATTAGCTGGGAAAAACCTGTCTATAATTTGAGACAGGTTGTATTTATAGTCCCAGAGGAATAGTACCTCGGTTCAGCTTCTACGTGGTATAAATGCTCCTAAGAAAAGGAAAATGTGATATATCAGAATTAAATGTTGCCTATAGAGGTCCTTAAGCACCTACTGCTCTATATTTAGGCAGTGGTGTTACCAAAAGGCTTTTACTTCGATAGACATTGTATTATTAGACTTTTTGCAACAGACAAGAGTCTGAAAATACGAAATTGCAGATTTCATGTGGAGATATGCTAAGAATAAAAGAGTTGCATATTTGGCAATAACACAATGAGGTTTTTAGGTTCAAATAAAGATAAGGGAAAGAAAAAGATAGAATCAGAAGAATTTTtgacaaagagtgccccaacacagagtctttctcttCTCCTGTTTTGCTGCCTTaacctactgactctgggagcaccaccgacgagtAATTAGTACACTCAGTGTACATCATTATCTTAAAGTCGGTTACAGACAAAGACCTATTGTTGGTCAATGTCTGTATTAaaaacctgttgcggaactatcccTATTAGATTAACCTGTATCTTGTTCCCAGTGAAAATTTCTACTGCGCAAATCACAAGGATAATGGCCACAGCGGACACTTTCCCTgttatttttgcagctctgcagccagtgCGGGGACAGAAGAgtgataagtataattatatgggtgtagggtgtgcgggGTGTGGGTTTGAAAACAGGGGGCGTGGATCACAATCACATCATTCCTGTGAAACCATGCCACGTTTTTGCCAAATCCATGTCCCCTTTTTGGGTGCAGGCGTCCCTGCTTCACCATGTAGAATGTTGGGTGGTATGTATGTGAGTGTCATGGAAGTGTTACAGGTAGAGATGTGACCACTTACACCTTTTCTGTACATACCAGGACTAAACTTTTTTCTACAtgcagcgagtggatggatttaaaaaaaaattgtttcccataatagaatatgtataaagtagcataataaaccatggctaaatctctgactcTATGGCATGCCAAACCATAATATACATAGCAGGATATAGgagaggtgtatgaggacacatctgtatgtcactgAAGTAGCTGTGTATAGAGACATTTAGATGCTCACACCTAGCATGGGATGGGGTAAGTGtctatggtgtgactgatggtgacaTGTAATGATGTATTGAGCGGTgttacagtgtctacagatgctggaggtcagcgtctcagtcctggcacagtcagacgcagcttgtacaccaggggaagggctattacCTGTATTACCATATAGTCACAGATACAACTACACCAACAGAAGCGGCCGCAGCGTGTGAATCAGATCAGCCCCTACTGTAAGTCTGAGATACAAATAGACATAAATACACCAGATCTTCCTGACAATGTGCAAATGATAAACCTTAATAATAAATAATcacatatattactgtacatttatattGAGCTGATGTTAAAACCTGATAAACAGATAAAGTAATTGTCACGTTTTGCAGGTTACTGTGTGATTAAAGAGTCTGAGATTCATGTGTGATCTGTGAGTGGTTCTGTCACCCACCAGGGATCATTGTTGTCATTCACTCAGCAGACTCGTAGATACTACAATAACCCACATATCATTTTATTATCCCCCTGATCAGGggcatcagaacgtttttaggttggggggcaagatataatctcattttggctcccctaaattgctgaatcgctgaaggccagatccacatgaaatacaATGAGAAGACCAGATCCACACTaaattcccacacccagaaaagcatactattgttttggctgcctcatgtacagatgtaaccacgctTCTCATCATGACATGGACAGCGTGGCTAGTGTGCCCGCATCTATGGCATGcacgccatagacttcaatggtgcaaTCACCAGCTGTGACTAGTTGCAGTATGGTGTACGCTGCAGCTTGCCGCGATGTGTGTGCCCATGTATATGCATCACGccaacaatgagcgtggctacatctgtaataagAAACCAAaatgtctgattgtatgatgtcacttcagctctcccatgtcacccTAGTTTCCCACCACGTgtcccatgtagcagggagagtagatcaagcactagcagtgaccagagCAGTGCAGGCACcgaggtgactgatagtagtggccgtgggagttacagggagggtgagggcagggatgctgagagggagttacagggagggtgagggcagggatgctgagagggagttacagggagggtgagggcagggatgctgagagggagttacagggagggtgagggcagggatgctgagagggagttacagggagggagagggcagggatgctgagagggagttacagggagggtgagggcagggatgctgagagggagttacagggagggcgagggcagggatgctgagagggagttacagggagggagagggcagggatgctgagagggagttacagggagggtgagggcagagatgctgagagggagttacagggagggtgagggcagggatgctgagtgggagttacagggagagtgagggcagggatgctgagagggagttacagggagggcgagggcagggatgctgagagggagttacagggagggagagggcagggatgctgagagggagttacagggagggtgagggcagagatgctgagagggagttacagggagggtgagggcagggatgctgagtgggagttacagggagggtgagggcagggatgctgagagggagttacatggagggtgagggcagggatgctgacagggagttacagggagggtgagggcagggatgctgagagggaggcacagggagggtgagggcagggatgctgagagggagttacagggaaggtgagggcagggatgctgacagggagttacagggagggtgagggcagggatgctgacagggagttacagggagggtgagggcagggatgctgagagggagttacagggagggtgagggcaggagtgctgagagggagttacagggagggtgagggcagggatgctgacagggagttacagggagggtgagggcagggatgctgagagggagttacagggagggtgagggcagggatgctgagagggagttacagagagggtgagtgcagggatgctgagagggagttacagggagggtgagggcagggatgctgagagggagttacagggagggtgagggcagggatgctgacagggagttacagggagggtgagggcagggatgctgagagggaggcacagggagggtgagggcagggatgctgagagggagttacagggagggtgagggcagggatgctgacagggagttacagggagggtgagggcagggatgctgagagggaggcacagggagggtgagggcagggatgctgagagggagttacagggagggtgagggcagggatgctgacagggagttacagggagggtgaggcagggatgctgagagggagttacagggagggtgagggcaggagtgctgagagggagttacagggagggtgagggcagggatgctgacagggagttacagggagggtgagggcagggatgctgagagggagttacagggagggtgagggcagggatgctgagagggagttacagagagggtgagtgcagggatgctgagagggagttacagggagggtgagggcagggatgctgagagggagttacatagAGGGTGAggccagggatgctgagggggagt contains these protein-coding regions:
- the LOC134965373 gene encoding indolethylamine N-methyltransferase-like; this encodes MDSSAHKFYPVHGIDSREHLETYFSNKTDMAFGDDSIQFPMEYLHSAFSEGHIKGDLLIDISIGSFIHHLYTASGYFKQILVLKVSEQCIMELNKWINTHTGAFDWSHIMEYIKCLEGNSDQCQDKDMTLKMAITKIMKCDIDNENLTDPEVLPPADCVIIAWLLEFISKDEDDYINNFRKFVKLLKPEGHLILLGALNTTYGMIGQDKIHMFRYDEKFARKVITDEGFVIDHCAVHKRTTDSDLCDYEGILFITAHRE